The proteins below are encoded in one region of Helicoverpa armigera isolate CAAS_96S chromosome 11, ASM3070526v1, whole genome shotgun sequence:
- the LOC110378061 gene encoding ataxin-1-like yields MISASLPSEALAQLGQLGQLNLYPPPQAGMTPEFLAPPPRPYARYAPRRPRDAMPAPPAPSAPFPSVPGAYAPFLPHPASYASYLYRTRAPPQPPSNYPLRPRATSGFVPPAPAPHSPPVSAPAPLPPPREEAPTSPERGAPAPYFCRGALIRLEDGSLRRVEEMRTEDFVMSAERSGDLALTQCTLLRLDERGDRLALTLTYDRNRSQVELESTVEHPFFVYGRGWASCKPERTLAQYGLRVQRLQVGDVCVSLVPRRPAPPAPPAPPQTHPENLSVKEDARKRRWSASDVCEDNPPPLKKR; encoded by the exons ATGATCTCAGCGAGTCTCCCCAGCGAGGCGCTGGCCCAGCTGGGGCAGCTCGGGCAGCTGAACCTGTACCCGCCGCCGCAGGCCGGCATGACGCCCGAGTTcctggcgccgccgccgcggccGTACGCGCGGTACGCGCCGCGCCGGCCGCGCGACGCCatgcccgcgccgcccgcgccctccgcgcccttCCCCTCCGTGCCCGGCGCCTACGCGCCCTTCCTGCCGCACCCCGCGTCCTACGCCTCCTACCTGTACCGCACGCGGGCGCCGCCGCAGCCGCCGTCCAACTACCCGCTGCGCCCGCGCGCCACCTCCGGCTTCgtgccgcccgcgcccgcgccgcactcGCCGCCCGTCTCCGCGCCTGCGCCTCTACCACCACCCAGAGag GAAGCTCCTACGTCACCAGAGCGAGGAGCGCCGGCGCCGTACTTCTGCCGCGGCGCGCTGATCCGGCTGGAGGACGGGTCGCTGCGGCGCGTGGAGGAGATGCGCACGGAGGACTTCGTGATGAGCGCCGAGCGCAGCGGCGACCTCGCGCTCACGCAGTGCACGCTGCTGCGCCTCGACGAGCGCGGCGACCGCCTCGCGCTCACGCTCACCTACGACAGGAACCGCTCACAG GTGGAGCTGGAGTCGACGGTGGAGCACCCGTTCTTCGTGTACGGGCGCGGCTGGGCGTCGTGCAAGCCGGAGCGCACGCTGGCGCAGTACGGGCTGCGCGTGCAGCGGCTGCAGGTGGGCGACGTGTGCGTGTCGCTGGTGCCGCGccggcccgcgccgcccgccccccccgcgccgccgcagACGCACCCCGAGAACCTCAGCGTCAAGGAGGACGCGCGCAAGCGCCGCTGGTCCGCCTCCGACGTCTGCGAGGACAATCCCCCTCCTCTCAAGAAACGCTGA